In the genome of Aedes aegypti strain LVP_AGWG chromosome 2, AaegL5.0 Primary Assembly, whole genome shotgun sequence, the window tatttctggcctaaacttaagcgtttggtactacaATTGAAACAGGGCTTTTGGACTCTATTGCCTCCTGGGAATATTTTTGTtgacagggtgtcgactacctggaaaaacctggaaagtcagggaattttactaaaggtcagggaaaaatattcaatactacaacatcaaacagatggggcccagatagccgtagcggtaaacgcgcagttattcagcatgaccatgctgagggtcgtgggttcgaatcccgctggtcgaggatcttttcgtaaaggaaattttctcgattcccagggcatagagcatcttcgtacctgccacacgatatacgcatgcaacaatcgtcaatcggcaaagaaagctctcagttaataactgtggaagtgctcataagaacactaacctgagaagcaggctttgtcccagttgggacgtaacgccaagaagaagaagaagaacatcaaACAAGTTGATTGAGAAGATGCTTATATGCATATAAGAGTAAGCTGTACTTTACTATCTTTCTTAGaataaaaaaattcttaaatgaAAAGCATCAAGAGTGCTctctgaacaatttcttcaaagttggCGTAGCTTGCTTTATTAATATTTAGTTCTAAGGTTTGATAGATCAAATCATTGTCTTCTCTTCAAAATCTTGATTAAATTCATCAAATCATGTCAATCTTTACAAGTTTGCCCAACATATCCTAGTTTAACTGATAAAACGAAATATAGAGAACATCCAATGAAGATTCTCGTATTTAGGTGAAGATGAAAACCGTATCTCAAAATCTCAAGAGCACTCAAATTTTTATCATGTCGTTTCTGGAAACAATAAAGATAATACCGCAAAGTGCTCTAATATTGATATTTTCGAATTTGCTATCTATTTCAATTTTGGTATTTCAATTTCAACTTTCCAGGATTTTATGGAAATATCGTGAATTCTAAGCGTTACTTCAGGATTTTATTCAGGAGCTTACCTACAGATATGTCCAGTTTGTTTTTTGTTCTGAGAATATAaagaaaattctccaaaaaatataaagatcATTATCTAAGATATCTTTATGAATCCATAAAATCCATGGAAGCAGAACTTTCAGGAAATTAATTTGAAGGAATCTGCTCGATAATCCTTTGATAATTTGTGAGATTACTTGGAAGGTGAGTTGGACATCTTCCCGTAGTTGGGCTAGACCGAGCTCGAAATCGGTCGAATAAAAAGGTAAATTTAAATCcttttttaattgtttgtaaTAACAATATGTATTATTTCCGTTCTCGCATCGCGTTCTGTGAGTTTACAtgaagttcttacgttagcacaaacccCCGAAAAAAGTACTTGGAAGATACTCATAGAGTACTCATTCTTAGTGTAGTCAAATCGAGGATTGTTGGAAGCACGACACATTAAAACGAACTTCTGAAAACTTATTATTAGCGCGTTATTCAATTCCAAAATTCATTccgttaaaatatttaaataaatttctgggGAGAACGGTTGcttgaattaaaacaaaattacatCGGAATCATGGtgaagaattttaagaaaaaatgaatacattttggaaaaagtGTCTATGTGAtccctaaacatttttttgaagtaTTTCTGTAATATTCCTATGGATTCTGAATtaatttctaggaaaaaaaatcatgactgaaaaattcttcaatacagattcctgtaggtgaattccggtgaacaatttcttcaaagagaaGAAACTTTTTTCCATCATTCACCAGCAAGAAGATTTTCTTTCCTTCAGCCTGCTAGAGGTGTAATTATAAAATTCTTAAGCTAGTTAGAAATCTTTGGACTAGTTTATAGAGGAAACCGTAAGAGttcttaaaacatatttttttgtgatattaaAGTCATTGGATAAAACATTTGAGGAGGTTCTGAGAGAAATattggaggagttcctggagaaataagTATTGGAGGAATATTCGGAAAAATACATTTAAGAATTTTAATTGGaatttctgagaattttttgttgaattccttgatgattttttcaaaaaaagttttttgacaaTGGCtgtaatttcaaatgaaatggaTAAAAAAAACTCAGGAAGAAAGTTCTTCCAATAACAAAGCATAGTAATGATCTTAATAGAGTGACGTCTTATGTATGTAGGTATGTATGCAAGGTGTCCAAAATTGTCCTTTATGCCTGAAACTTGTGAAATAATGTCTAAGGTAGTTCAATATCCAAATACATCGTTTTCTACAATTTTAAAAGTAACTTTTGCGCTTGAAGATTTCAATATGATCAGTAGATGATTCAAAATTTACTTAGCTTCTACTCAGCTTTTACCGCTTTATTAATACGAATTATCATGTGTGAAAAGTACATACCTAAGtgctcagttttatcatatcaacttgatgaaaattatcattaaaactattgctcagtttattcatacgacctaaaACATAAACTCTACCAAACAAACAGATCCATGTTGGTCTGtaattttttctggaaaacgacGGGGAAGtcatggaattttattttcaaaattgggtCGACACCCTGGTTGAGAAGCTAGTGGGATTTGGAATTTGAAGAATGTATATTATTCATTGCACTTTTGTTTCACGTCGGCAGGATATTTTGAAAGCTATTGAGCTCATATTTGTGCTAAAATGCGTTATTTTGAAGAAGCATTttaattgcaaagtttcagcctAGGAAAATTCACCATCTTAATCTTTGTTGTCCCAAGTATTTCTTTACTCTATTCTAAAACCGGACATAAATGCGATGTACTGCAGAGTTTCAGACCTTCGGATGGAGAAAAATCCACAATGTTAAAGTGAAAGAATTTAGGGCTCCCAAGGGGTTTATCCTACTTGCCCtgcattattttttgttggattttgACAACATCGTTCCTTgtcatacttttgaaaatatactagtagtcagaaatctacattcctAGCAATTATTAGTAAACTCCTCCAAAGGAAAATAGcagattttttgcatttgattgaGGGTCCGCGAGACGtttataaaacttcaaaggGGGTCACAGCAccgaaaaggttgagaaccatatgggtgacataaaattgcaattctaacgatgggtgccgatatcggcctggtttcagcgagaattgctcatggtTTTTCACATTTGAAAGATTTCAAAAGACTTATCTTTGTTTTCACACAAAACATAAATAGTTCACCAGTTTTCATTCACTCATACACCAACTATCAATTTGCTCCTTAACTAATATGGGCCAAAATCACGCCCTATCGCACCGTAATACCTCAACTCTTGCAGCGAATGTCCATTTCCGATCAGTGCTATGAGATTCTTGCCCCGGTAGCCAAACTGTTTCTGATAGGCAGCCCTCAAATGCAGCGCTCTGTTCTGATTGACTCGGACGCCGAAGTTTTGCATCGGAGGTCCAATGGCAAGTTTCCTGAAGTATGTGAACACAGCTGCGGCCTTCTGCGCAAACGAAGGATTACGATTACCCGGCCTCACTCCATACGGTGTTAATCTGCCGGGatatttgaagaattcaaatTTCTGAAGGTCCACATTATAATTCCGCAGTGGATCCGGAATGGAATGTCCTTTCATGACCGTTACAAATGTCGCAACGACGACGAAGATCTAGGGAACAATAACTTGTTAGTTAATTCACTAACTTAGATTTAATTTCCTTTGATTCACTCACTTGCAGATAGATGCGCATATTTCACTCCAAAAAAATGGTATTCTATCAAATTAACACTTGTTTAATCCGAGTAACTGTCCTGGTTGCCACTATTCGAATGAAGAACACCATGATTTCGGTGGTACGATCCAGTGGATCGATTATTTCATAGTTTCACGACCTCGACAATACCGACTCATCGCGCGTGGTTGGTATAGCTGGGACTGTTGTAATAGCGCCAAATTTGTACGTGCTTCCACCTGATTTAATGTCAGCGTGCACTAATGGATTGGGTTGATGGGGTAAATATGTTGTCAATTTGATGAGGACCTCCTCGTCTCATTAATATTCAGCTGGCATAGTATTGCCGGTTGCCCGTAGCACCAATCGCGTGCACTGCACTTACGCAGACTATAGACTTTATCGAATGGAATCAGAACGTCGTATGAGTAGACCGGGCAATCAGTGGAGATTCCTAAGTACC includes:
- the LOC5571824 gene encoding uncharacterized protein LOC5571824, whose translation is MRIYLQIFVVVATFVTVMKGHSIPDPLRNYNVDLQKFEFFKYPGRLTPYGVRPGNRNPSFAQKAAAVFTYFRKLAIGPPMQNFGVRVNQNRALHLRAAYQKQFGYRGKNLIALIGNGHSLQELRYYGAIGRDFGPY